The Hyphococcus flavus genome contains a region encoding:
- the rplT gene encoding 50S ribosomal protein L20, translated as MSRVKRGVTAHARHRKIIKKAKGYYGRRKNTFRVANQAVEKAGQYAYRDRRARKRNFRSLWIQRINAACRELDFTYARFIDGLTKAGIEVDRKVLADIAVKEPEAFKALTEKAKAAL; from the coding sequence ATGTCACGTGTAAAACGGGGCGTTACCGCCCACGCCCGTCACCGCAAGATCATCAAGAAAGCGAAAGGCTATTACGGCCGCCGCAAAAATACGTTCCGCGTCGCCAACCAGGCTGTGGAAAAAGCCGGCCAGTACGCCTATCGCGACCGCCGCGCTCGCAAGCGTAATTTCCGTTCTCTCTGGATTCAGCGGATCAACGCCGCTTGCCGCGAGCTGGACTTTACCTACGCCCGGTTTATCGACGGGCTCACCAAGGCTGGCATTGAAGTTGACCGCAAGGTTCTTGCCGATATTGCCGTAAAAGAGCCGGAAGCGTTCAAGGCGCTGACTGAAAAAGCCAAAGCAGCCCTGTAG
- the rpmI gene encoding 50S ribosomal protein L35 codes for MPKMKTKSGAKKRFKMTASGKVKAGVAGKRHGMIKRTPKQIRQNRGMDVLSDPDAKIVKKYMPYNR; via the coding sequence ATGCCCAAGATGAAGACCAAATCAGGCGCGAAAAAGCGCTTTAAAATGACTGCCTCCGGCAAAGTCAAAGCCGGCGTCGCCGGCAAACGTCACGGCATGATCAAGCGCACGCCCAAGCAAATCCGCCAGAACCGGGGGATGGACGTGCTTTCTGACCCTGACGCGAAAATCGTCAAAAAATACATGCCCTATAACCGGTAA
- a CDS encoding UrcA family protein, translated as MLKHTMIAAATLIAALTPALAGELRIGFDRADLQSPTAVASLYEHIAGEARDFCRAELRDSEFRRYQIEGCVDDVVAAAIEQIDAPLLTAYAAVDRPNTKVASR; from the coding sequence ATGCTGAAACATACAATGATCGCCGCCGCCACACTGATTGCTGCATTAACCCCAGCGCTGGCTGGAGAATTGCGGATCGGGTTTGACCGGGCTGACCTTCAGAGCCCTACAGCCGTTGCCTCGCTTTATGAGCATATCGCAGGTGAGGCGCGCGATTTCTGCCGGGCGGAACTAAGGGATTCAGAATTCCGTCGTTACCAAATAGAAGGTTGCGTGGATGACGTCGTCGCAGCAGCTATAGAGCAGATTGATGCGCCATTGCTGACGGCATACGCGGCCGTTGACAGGCCAAATACCAAGGTTGCCTCGCGCTAA